In Clostridium ljungdahlii DSM 13528, the genomic window TTATTATAAATCTATTCATAATTCTATCTTTAAGACCAAGTTCCATAGGTTTTAATACAGGATAAAGAATCGTGTAATTGGATGCTTGAATTACTATATCAGCAGTTCCATTTTGTGCTGTAAAATATGTATAACTTGGCAAATATATAGATTTTTCTTTCTCATAACTTTTACCTACTTGTCCCACTTGTCCTTGTAAAACACCATTCACCCAAATCTTTGAAGCTGACAAAAAACTTCCTATTCTAAGTCCATAGACAACCCCTTTTGGAAGAAATACTTTTAAGTGTACTGTCATATATCCAGTATTTTTTCCATTTAACTGTGTTGTAAGTTTATCAGGTAAAATTAAATACTTATCAATTTTTTCATGCGCCACTTGTTCTGGGTTAAGAAGTTTATTCACATACAGTTCCAACTGCCCTTCAATCTTTACATTTCCTCTTTGCTGAAAATTGTAATTACTTAAATTTAGAATCCCTTTATCTGCCTTAATATAATTAAGGTTATTAGAATCATTAAAAGCTGAAAATATACCTACTAATAAAGCTATAAAAATAATAGGTAAAATAATTTTTTTCATATGATACCCCCGGTTAACAGTGTATTACTAAAATAGTATTACATACTTACTGAATTATCAATGTAACAAATTAACATACTGTTTATAGGTTTTTCTATATATAAATAAAACAAGTGTAAATGTCATTTGTAATTAACATTTACACTATAAATAACAACATTTATTATTTAGATTTAACTTCGTAATAGGCTGTTTTATGTGTTATAACACTGTCTGTTGTCTTATTGTTATTATATTGAACAACATCTACCTTATGTTTTCCTACTTTAAGAGCATTGCCCTTAAGATTTATAGAGGATTGGCTTTCTGCTAATTGTTCTTTAGAATTTAGCACACCATCTACAAATATATAACTTAAATTTTTACCATTAAAGCCACTTGTATTTACTCCAATTTGTTCAATTTGAGTATTTTTATCTGCATATATAACTGGGACAGCTCCATTTTGAGAAGTACCTGATGGCGTAGAAATATAAAAGGTACCTGTACCCATGTCAGCTTGTAGATTTTTAGGGATTTGCATAACATCATTTTTTGCTTGTTCTGTTGCATTTTTTGCTTTATCTTTCACCTCAGTAACACTCTTTTGAGTTCCACAGCCTACTAGATTTATAATAAGCAATGAAATTGCCATAATTAAAGAAAGCTTTTTTTTCATTTAGACATCTCCTTTGCCTTAGGCATAATAATATATTTTTATTATGCTTATTTCTCAAAATAATATTAATTTCAATATTTTATATATGAAAAAAACGGATAGTTTTACTCTATCCGTTTCCGTATATATTTCACTTTTCTTTAGAAAAACTTAATTATACTATTTTTAATGCTATTTATTTTATCTATAATATCATCAATATCTATACCTATGAGTTTTCTATTCTTTACAAGGACTTTACCATTTATAATTACTATATCCACATTTGCTGGATTGGCGGAATAAACTACCGCTGAATAATAATCATATATAGGCTGCATATTAATGGACTTGGTTTCTATTATAACTAAGTCCGCATTTTTTCCCTTCTCAATAGATCCTATAGTTTTATCCATATTTAATGCTCTTGCACCACCAATAGTTGCCATTTCAATTATTTCAGAAGCTGGTAAAAGAGTTCTATCTCTATTAACTAATTTATGAATTTTGCCAACAAGAGACATTTGAGTTATTATATCAAGAGTATTGCCACTCATTGGTCCATCAGTTCCTAGTCCTATTTTCATACCTCTTTTATACATTTTAACTGCTGGTGAAACTCCCTTTGCTCCTTTTGAATTTGCACCTATATTGTGAGCTATTCCAATTTTAGTTTTACAAGCAATCTCCAGATCTTCACCCGTTATATTTATTAAATGTGCTGCTACAAAATTTTGGTCTAAAATTCCTATACTATTTAAATATTGTACAGGTGTCATATTGTATTCTTTTTTATATTTTTCAGTTTCATAATCCATTTCTGCCACATGCATCATCATTGGAATATCGTATTTTTGAGAAATGTTATGTGCTTTTACTAAATGCTCAGTATCATTACTATAAGGAGCATGAGGTGCTATTGCTGGAGTTATTAATTCTTCTTCTCTCCAGTTTTTAATGAACTCTTCGCCGTATTCAATTCCTCCATAGGATTCTTTAGAATCTGGTGATGGAAAATTAAGTACTGTTTCGCCCAGTACTGCACGGATTCCCATTTTGTTTGCAGCCCTTGCAACTTCATCTTCAAAGTAATACATATCAGCAAAAGTTGTAACTCCTCCTAAGAGCATTTCCGCTATTCCAGCTCTTGCTCCTTCATAAACAAACTTGCTATCGACAAACTTGCTTTCAAGTGGAAATATATACTTCTTAAGCCTGTCAGCTAAATCATCTC contains:
- a CDS encoding amidohydrolase — translated: MDRTIIKNVNIITMNKEKEVIENGVVVVNGSIIEDIGKSELLEKYAGEKVIDGDNGILMPGMINTHTHASMLPFRSLGDDLADRLKKYIFPLESKFVDSKFVYEGARAGIAEMLLGGVTTFADMYYFEDEVARAANKMGIRAVLGETVLNFPSPDSKESYGGIEYGEEFIKNWREEELITPAIAPHAPYSNDTEHLVKAHNISQKYDIPMMMHVAEMDYETEKYKKEYNMTPVQYLNSIGILDQNFVAAHLINITGEDLEIACKTKIGIAHNIGANSKGAKGVSPAVKMYKRGMKIGLGTDGPMSGNTLDIITQMSLVGKIHKLVNRDRTLLPASEIIEMATIGGARALNMDKTIGSIEKGKNADLVIIETKSINMQPIYDYYSAVVYSANPANVDIVIINGKVLVKNRKLIGIDIDDIIDKINSIKNSIIKFF